In one window of Lynx canadensis isolate LIC74 chromosome A3, mLynCan4.pri.v2, whole genome shotgun sequence DNA:
- the MYL9 gene encoding myosin regulatory light polypeptide 9 isoform X1, whose translation MSSKRAKAKTTKKRPQRATSNVFAMFDQSQIQEFKEAFNMIDQNRDGFIDKEDLHDMLASLGKNPTDEYLEGMMSEAPGPINFTMFLTMFGEKLNGTDPEDVIRNAFACFDEEASGFIHEDHLRELLTTMGDRFTDEEVDEMYREAPIDKKGNFNYVEFTRILKHGAKDKDD comes from the exons ATGTCCAGCAAGCGAGCCAAGGCCAAAACCACCAAGAAGCGGCCACAGCGGGCCACATCTAATGTCTTCGCGATGTTTGACCAGTCCCAGATCCAGGAGTTTAAGGAGGCCTTCAATATGATTGACCAGAACCGAGATGGCTTCATTGACAAGGAGGACTTGCATGACATGCTGGCCTCGCTGG GGAAGAACCCCACAGATGAGTACCTTGAGGGCATGATGAGCGAGGCCCCGGGGCCCATCAACTTCACCATGTTTCTCACCATGTTTGGGGAGAAGCTGAACGGCACAGATCCCGAGGATGTGATCCGAAATGCCTTCGCCTGCTTCGACGAGGAGGCCTCAG gtTTTATTCATGAGGACCACCTACGGGAGCTGCTTACCACCATGGGCGACCGCTTCACAGATGAAGAAGTGGACGAGATGTACCGAGAGGCACCCATTGATAAGAAAGGCAACTTCAACTATGTGGAGTTCACCCGCATCCTCAAGCATGGGGCCAAGGACAAGGACGACTAG
- the MYL9 gene encoding myosin regulatory light polypeptide 9 isoform X2 → MSSKRAKAKTTKKRPQRATSNVFAMFDQSQIQEFKEAFNMIDQNRDGFIDKEDLHDMLASLGFIHEDHLRELLTTMGDRFTDEEVDEMYREAPIDKKGNFNYVEFTRILKHGAKDKDD, encoded by the exons ATGTCCAGCAAGCGAGCCAAGGCCAAAACCACCAAGAAGCGGCCACAGCGGGCCACATCTAATGTCTTCGCGATGTTTGACCAGTCCCAGATCCAGGAGTTTAAGGAGGCCTTCAATATGATTGACCAGAACCGAGATGGCTTCATTGACAAGGAGGACTTGCATGACATGCTGGCCTCGCTGG gtTTTATTCATGAGGACCACCTACGGGAGCTGCTTACCACCATGGGCGACCGCTTCACAGATGAAGAAGTGGACGAGATGTACCGAGAGGCACCCATTGATAAGAAAGGCAACTTCAACTATGTGGAGTTCACCCGCATCCTCAAGCATGGGGCCAAGGACAAGGACGACTAG